A window from Salvelinus fontinalis isolate EN_2023a chromosome 8, ASM2944872v1, whole genome shotgun sequence encodes these proteins:
- the nadka gene encoding NAD kinase isoform X3 has product MQADMKYNQCVQQQALENSDNKVWKWHIQDPASQRLTWNKPPKSVLVIKKIQDASLLQPFKELCVFLTEQKNMIVYVESKVLADTAIAGDESFGAVIQKFCTFREDLDDISNRVDFIICLGGDGTLLYASSLFQESVPPVMAFHLGSLGFLTPFKFDTYQSQVTQIIEGNTAIILRSRLRVRVVKESREKGIIMTNGDSEGSRKSMQYQVLNEVVVDRGPSSYLSNVDLFLDGHLITTVQGDGVIVSTPTGSTAYAVAAGASMIHPNVPAIMITPICPHSLSFRPIVVPAGVELKIMLSRDARNTAWVSFDGRKRQEICHGDSITITTSCFPVPSICFRDPVNDWFESLSQCLHWNVRKKQNYLSSEEEEF; this is encoded by the exons ATGCAGGCAGACATGAAATACAACCAGTGTGTGCAACAGCAAGCTCTGGAGAACAGCGACAACAAAGTGTGGAAATG GCACATTCAGGACCCAGCCAGTCAGAGGCTGACGTGGAACAAGCCTCCCAAAAGTGTCCTTGTCATCAAGAAGATCCAGGATGCCAGTCTACTGCAGCCTTTCAAagagctgtgtgtgtttctcacagAG CAGAAAAACATGATTGTTTATGTGGAGAGCAAGGTTCTGGCGGACACAGCCATTGCGGGCGATGAGAGCTTTGGGGCCGTCATCCAGAAGTTCTGTACCTTCAGAGAAG ATCTCGATGACATTTCCAATCGAGTGGATTTCATCATCTGTCTTGGTGGAGATGGTACCTTACTTTACGCATCGTCACTCTTCCAG GAGAGCGTTCCACCTGTTATGGCCTTCCACCTGGGTTCTCTGGGCTTCCTCACACCTTTCAAATTTGACACCTACCAGTCTCAGGTCACCCAAATCATTGAGG GTAACACCGCCATCATCCTGCGCAGTCGCCTGCGGGTGAGAGTGGTGAAGGAGAGCCGAGAGAAGGGCATCATCATGACGAACGGTGACAGTGAGGGCAGCCGCAAATCCATGCAGTACCAG GTGCTAAATGAGGTGGTGGTGGACAGAGGCCCGTCGTCCTACCTTTCCAACGTGGACCTCTTCCTAGACGGACACCTCATCACCACGGTACAGGGAGACG GTGTGATAGTGTCCACTCCCACGGGCAGCACAGCGTACGCGGTGGCGGCCGGAGCCTCCATGATCCACCCCAATGTGCCGGCCATCATGATCACCCCCATCTGCCCCCACTCATTGTCCTTCAGACCCATCGTAGTGCCTGCTGGGGTGGAACTCAAG ATCATGCTGTCACGTGACGCCAGAAATACGGCCTGGGTGTCGTTTGACGGGAGGAAGAGACAAGAGATCTGCCATGGAGACAG CATTACCATCACTACTTCCTGCTTCCCTGTTCCCTCCATCTGTTTCCGGGACCCCGTGAATGACTGGTTTGAGAGCCTGAGCCAATGTTTACACTGGAATGTGAGGAAGAAGCAGAACTACCTCAGCTCAGAGGAGGAAGAGTTCTGA